The genomic interval TTCCCCAAGCCTGCTGGATGGCATCATCGTAGAATATTACGGTACGCCAACCCCTCTGCGCCAGCTTGCGAGCGTGACGGTTGAAGATACCCGTACGCTGAAAATCAACGTCTTCGACCGCTCTATGAGCCCGGCCGTTGAGAAAGCGATTATGGCCTCTGACCTCGGACTGAACCCAAGCTCTGCGGGCGCAGACATCCGTGTTCCACTGCCTCCGCTGACGGAAGAGCGTCGTAAAGATCTGATCAAAGTCGTTCGTGGCGAAGCTGAGCAGGGTCGTGTATCCGTGCGTAACGTACGTCGCGACGCGAACGATAAAGTGAAAGCACTGCTGAAAGAAAAAGAGATCAGCGAAGATGACGATCGTCGTTCTCAGGACGACATTCAGAAAATGACCGACGCGGCCATCAAGAAAATTGATGCGGCGCTGGCAGAAAAAGAAGCGGAACTGATGCAGTTCTGATTTCTGTCGTACACTGATAAACGCCGTTCAGAGGGACTTCAGGTCTTGCTGGCGGCGTTTTGCTTTTATCTGGTCTAACTTTTTTCGGGCATCCCATGAAGCATTTAACACTCCTCGGCTCAACCGGCTCTATCGGTTGCAGCACTCTCGACGTCGTTCGCCATAATCCTGAACTTTACACCGTGACAGCGCTGGTGGCCGGTAAGAATGTGCAGCGAATGGTCGAACAGTGCCTGGAGTTTGCGCCCCGCTATGCGGTGATGGATGACGAAGAGAGCGCACGTCTGCTGAAAGCACAGCTGCGTGAAAAGGGCTGCCGAACCGAAGTGCTGAGTGGCCAGCAGGCGGCCTGCGAGATGGCGGCGCTGGACGAGGTGGATCAGGTGATGGCGGCCATTGTCGGCGCGGCAGGGCTGCTGCCGACGCTTGCCGCGATTGATGCCGGTAAGGATGTTTTGCTGGCCAATAAAGAGTCGTTGGTCACCTGCGGACGCCTGTTTATGGATGCGGTGAAGCAGCGCGGCGCGCGTCTTTTGCCGGTCGACAGCGAACACAACGCGATTTTTCAGAGTTTACCGCAACCTTTTCAACAGAACCTGGGGTACGCTGACCTGGAGCAGAATGGCGTGGTGTCTATTCTGCTTACCGGGTCTGGTGGCCCGTTCCGTGAAACGCCACTGTCTGAACTGCGTGCAATGACACCCGATCAGGCGTGCCGTCATCCGAACTGGTCGATGGGGCGTAAAATCTCCGTTGATTCTGCCACCATGATGAACAAAGGTCTGGAATACATTGAAGCACGCTGGCTGTTTAATGCGTCAGCGAAACAGATGGAAGTACTGATTCACCCGCAATCGGTGATTCACTCGATGGTGCGTTATCAGGATGGCAGCGTGCTGGCACAGCTGGGCGAGCCGGACATGCGTACACCGATTGCCCATTCAATGGCGTGGCCTAATCGAGTGAAATCCGGCGTGAAGCCGCTTGATTTCTGCAAGCTAAGTTCCCTGACGTTCAGTGAACCAGAGTACGACCGCTATCCTTGTCTGAAGCTTGCGATGAATGCCTTTGACCAGGGGCAGGCGGCGACGACGGCACTTAATGCAGCCAATGAAATTACCGTTGAGGCATTTCTGAATCAGCAAATTCGTTTTACCGATATCGCGTCGTTAAATTTATCGGTACTGGAGATGATGGATTTGCGCGAACCACAAAGCGTGGAAGAGGTGCTGGCGGTGGATGCAGCTGCGCGTAATATTGCGCGTCAACAGGTGACACGTCTCGCAAGCTGGTGATAAAGCAAGCACTAGTCGTCGTGCTATTTGTTAGCGTTGGGCTTCAGTGATATAGTCTGCGCCACCTGATCGCAGGTATTTGACTTAATGTGGTCAGGTGGGCCGTGGTTTGACACGGCTTTTTTATGTATAGGCTTCAGTATTCCTGAGTACCGTTAAATCCTTTTCAGGGACAAAAAACGCGTTATGTTGTCTGCGAATCAACCAATAAGCGAAAATTTGCCAGCTCATGGCTGCCGTCATGTAGCAATCATTATGGATGGCAATGGCCGCTGGGCGAAAAGACAAGGGAAGATACGAGCCTTTGGGCATAAAGCGGGGGCGAAATCCGTTCGCCGCGCCGTTTCTTTTGCCGCTAACAACGGCATTGATGCGTTAACGCTCTATGCTTTTAGCAGTGAAAACTGGAATCGACCTCTGCAGGAAGTGACTGCGTTGATGGAATTGTTTGTGTGGGCGCTAGACAGCGAAGTAAAAAGCCTGCACCGCCACAACGTTCGCCTGCGCATCATTGGCGATACCAGTCGTTTTAACTCACGTTTGCAGGAACGGATTCGTAAAGCTGAAGCGCTGACGGAAAATAATACCGGTCTTACGCTGAATATTGCGGCGAATTACGGTGGACGCTGGGATATTATCCAGGGCGTTCGGCATCTGGCCGAACAGGTTCAGGAAGGGCTGTTGAGACCCGACCAAATTGATGAAGAGGCGCTGAGCAAGCAAATCTGCATGAATGAACAGGCACCTGTGGATTTGGTAATTAGGACAGGGGGGGAACATCGCATAAGTAACTTTTTGATATGGCAAATTGCCTATGCCGAACTTTACTTTACGGATGTTCTTTGGCCCGATTTTGATGAACAAGACTTTGAAGGTGCGCTGCATGCCTTTGCCAATCGAGAGCGTCGTTTCGGCGGCACCGAGCCTGGTGGCGACAAAGCCTGATGGGGGTAGCTTTTGCTGAAGTATCGCCTGATTTCCGCTTTTGTATTAATACCCATTGTCATAGCGGCGCTGTTTTTACTGCCCCCGGTGGGATTCGCTATTGTCACGCTGGTGGTGTGCATGCTCGCCGCGTGGGAATGGGGACAGTTTAGCGGCTTTACCTCGCGCACTCAGCGAGTATGGCTTGCGGTACTTTGTGGCTTTATCCTGGCCATAATGCTGTTTACGTTGCCTGAATATCACCATGATATTCATCAGCCCCTGGTTGCCGGTTCCTTGTGGATATCGCTGGCCTGGTGGGTTGCCGCGCTGTTGCTGGTTCTTTTTTATCCGGGTTCCGCGTCATTGTGGCGTAATTCAAAAGTGCTGCGACTGATTTTTGGCTTGCTCACAATTATTCCTTTTTTCTGGGGTATGGTTGCGCTGCGAGCGTGGCACTACGACGAAAACCACTACAGCGGTGCGATCTGGCTGCTTTATGTGATGATTCTGGTCTGGGGGGCTGACTCCGGGGCCTATATGTTTGGTAAACTGTTTGGCAAACATAAGCTGGCACCGAAGGTTTCTCCGGGCAAAACCTGGCAAGGATTCATCGGCGGCCTGTTTACGGCAGCGATCATCTCCTGGGGCTACGGCGTCTGGGCGAATCTTGAAGTGGCACCGTCAATACTGCTGGTGTGCTCGATTTTTGCTGCGCTTGCCTCCGTGCTCGGTGATTTAACCGAAAGTATGTTTAAGCGTGAAGCAGGGATTAAGGACAGCGGACACCTGATTCCAGGGCATGGCGGTATACTGGATCGCATTGATAGCCTGACAGCGGCTGTTCCAGTGTTTGCGTGTTTGCTTTTACTGGTATTCGGGACGATTTAACGGAAGGTTTTATGCTGAGCATTCTCTGGAATCTGGCGGCGTTCATAGTTGCACTGGGTGTACTGATTACCGTGCATGAATTTGGCCATTTCTGGGTTGCTCGCCGCTGTGGCGTGCGCGTAGAGCGGTTTTCCATCGGCTTTGGGAAATCACTCTGGACGCGCACCGACCGCCACGGCACGGAATTTGTCATCGCCCTTATCCCGCTGGGCGGCTACGTCAAAATGCTCGACGAACGCGTCGAGCCTGTCGCTCCTGAGCTGCGACACAGCGCATTCAACAATAAAACCGTTGGACAACGCGCCGCCATCATTGCTGCCGGACCGGTAGCCAACTTCATCTTTGCGATTTTCGCTTACTGGCTGGTGTTTATCATCGGCGTCCCTGGCGTACGTCCGGTGGTGGGTGAAATTGCCCCCAATTCCATCGCGGCGAGTGCGCAAATTACATCCGGGATGGAACTTAAAGCGATTGATGGCATCGAAACCCCTGATTGGGATGCCGTGCGACTGCAGCTGGTAGCTAAAATTGGCGATCCGCAGACCACCATCAGCGTATCGCCGTTTGGTTCAGATACGCGTCAGGACAAAGTACTCGATTTACGTCACTGGCGTTTCGAGCCAGACAAAGAAGATCCCGTCGCTGCGCTGGGCATTCGTCCACGCGGCGCGCAGATCGAGCCGGTATTGGCCGAAGTACAGGCAAATTCGGCGGCGAGCAAAGCGGGTTTGCAAGCGGGCGACAGGATCGTTAAAGTCGATGGTCAACCATTAACAGAGTGGATGACCTTTGTTACTCTGGTGCGCGATAATCCGGGAACGTCTCTCGCGCTGGAAGTTGAAAGGCAGGGCAGTCCGCTTTCGCTAACGCTGATCCCGGATACGAAGTCGGTCGGCAAAAAGGCAGAAGGGTTCGCAGGCGTTGTGCCGAAAGTGATCCCGCTGCCAGATGAGTACAAGACAATACGCCAGTATGGGCCGTTCAGCGCCATCCTTGAAGCCACGGATAAAACATGGCAACTGATGAAGCTGACGGTCAACATGTTGGGGAAATTGATAACCGGTGATGTGAAACTGAACAACCTCAGTGGGCCAATTTCGATTGCTCAGGGGGCTGGGATGTCAGCGGAATTCGGGGTGATTTACTATCTCATGTTCCTCGCGCTCATTAGCGTGAACCTTGGGATAATCAACCTGTTCCCGCTTCCCGTTTTAGACGGGGGTCATCTGCTGTTTTTGGCAATTGAAAAGCTAAAAGGCGGACCGGTATCCGAGCGAGTTCAAGACTTTAGTTATCGCATTGGCTCGATTTTGCTGGTGCTGTTAATGGGGCTTGCACTTTTCAATGATTTCTCTCGGTTGTAAGAGAGTGTTAGGAAGAACGCATAATAACGATGGCGATGAAAAAGTTGCTCATAGCGTCGCTGCTGTTTAGCAGCGCCACCGTATACGGTGCTGACGGGTTCGTAGTGAAAGACATTCATTTCGAAGGCCTCCAGCGTGTCGCCGTTGGTGCGGCCCTCCTCAGTATGCCTGTACGCCCCGGCGATACGGTTAATGATGATGATATCAGTAACACCATCCGTGCTCTGTTTGCCACCGGCAACTTTGAGGACGTCCGCGTCCTGCGCGATGGTGATACGCTGCTGGTACAGGTAAAAGAACGTCCGACGATCGCCAGTATCACTTTCTCCGGTAACAAGTCGGTGAAAGATGACATGCTCAAGCAGAACCTTGAAGCATCCGGTGTTCGTGTGGGTGAGTCCCTGGACCGCACAACCCTTTCAGACATTGAAAAAGGTCTGGAAGACTTCTACTACAGCGTCGGTAAATACAGCGCCAGCGTGAAAGCGGTTGTCACTCCGCTGCCGCGTAACCGTGTTGACCTGAAGCTGGTCTTCCAGGAAGGTGTTTCTGCGAAGATCCAGCAGATCAACATTGTCGGCAACCACGCGTTCAGCACCGACGAACTGATCTCCACCTTCCAGCTGCGCGATGAAGTGCCATGGTGGAACGTGGTAGGCGATCGCAAATACCAGAAACAAAAACTGGCGGGCGACCTTGAAACCCTGCGCAGCTACTATCTCGATCGTGGCTATGCGCGTTTCAACATCGACTCGACTCAGGTCAGTCTGACTCCGGACAAGAAAGGCATCTACATTACGGTTAACATCACCGAAGGCGAGCAGTACAAGCTTTCTGGTGTTGAAGTGAGTGGTAACCTTGCGGGGCATTCTGCTGAAATCGAATCGCTGACCAAAATTCAGCCGGGCGATCTGTACAGCGGTTCCAAAGTAACCAAAATGGAAGACAGCATTAAGAAGCTGCTCGGCCGCTATGGTTATGCCTATCCGCGCGTACAGACTCAGCCGGAAATCAATGACGCGGATAAAACCGTTAAGCTGCACGTGAATGTGGATGCGGGCAACCGTTTCTACGTGCGTAAGATCCGCTTCGTCGGTAACGACACCTCCAAAGATTCCGTTCTGCGTCGCGAAATGCGTCAGATGGAAGGCGCATGGTTAGGAAGCGACCTCGTTGATCAGGGTAAAGAGCGTCTGAACCGTCTGGGCTATTTTGAAACGGTGGATACTGATACCCAGCGCGTCCCGGGCAGTCCGGATCAGGTTGATGTCGTTTATAAAGTGAAAGAGCGTAACACCGGCAGCTTCAACTTCGGTGTAGGCTACGGTACTGAAAGCGGCGTCAGCTTCCAGGTCGGCGTGCAGCAGGATAACTGGCTGGGTACGGGTTACTCTGTCGGTATTAACGGCACCAAAAACGACTACCAGACCTACTCTGAGTTCTCTGTGACTAACCCATACTTCACCGTAGACGGTGTAAGCCTGGGCGGTCGTATCTTCTATAACGACTTTAAAGCAGACGACGCGGACCTGTCTTCTTACACCAACAAGAGTTACGGTGTAGACGGTACGCTTGGCTTCCCGGTTAACGAATACAACACCCTGCGTGCGGGCTTAGGTTACGTGCATAACGACCTGTCCAACATGCAACCGCAGGTGGCGATGTGGCGTTATCTGGACTCTATCGGCCAGTCAACCAGTAAAAATGGTAATGACAATGGCTTCGCGGCGGATGACTTCACCTTTAACTACGGCTGGACCTATAACCGTCTCGACCGTGGTTACTTCCCAACTGAAGGTTCTCGCGTCAACCTGAACGGTAAAGTTACCGTGCCGGGTTCCGATAACGAGTTCTATAAGGTCACGCTGGATACCGCGTCCTACTTCCCGATCGATGACGATCATAAGTGGGTGGTTCTGGGTCGTACCCGTTGGGGCTATGGCGATGGTCTGGGTAGCAAAGAACTGCCGTTCTATGAAAACTTCTATGCGGGTGGCTCCAGCACCGTTCGTGGTTTCCAGTCCAACAACATTGGTCCGAAAGCGGTTTACTACGGCGGGAACGACAAAGATAACTGTAATAAGTCTTCCTCTTCCGAAGTCTGTAGCTCTGATGACGCGGTGGGCGGTAACGCCATGGCCGTTGCCAGCCTGGAGTTCATCACGCCAACGCCGTTTATCAGTGATAAATACGCGAACTCGGTCCGTACGTCCTTCTTCTGGGATGCGGGTACCGTGTGGGATACCAACTGGCAGAATACTGCCCAGATGCGCGCAGAGGGCGTTCCAGACTACAGCGATCCGAGCAATATTCGCATGTCTGCCGGTATCGCATTACAATGGATGTCACCGCTGGGGCCGTTGGTCTTCTCTTACGCCCAGCCGTTTAAGAAATACGATGGAGACAAAGCGGAGCAATTCCAGTTTAACATTGGTAAAACCTGGTAATAATCCGCTGCAAAGGAATGCGTTGGCAGTGTAGCGCTGACAACTGGCGATCGGTAACACGGTCGCCTTGCCACGCAAAGAACGGTACCTTCTGGTGCCAATGGGATGGTAAGGAGTTAATTGTGAAAAAGTGGTTATTAGCTGCAGGTCTCGGTTTAGCGATGGCAACTTCTGCTCAGGCAGCAGACAAAATTGCAATCGTCAACATGGGTAATTTGTTCCAGCAGGTTGCACAGAAAACAGGTGTTTCTGCGACTCTGGAAAACGAATTCAAAGGCCGTGCAAGCGAACTGCAGGGTATGGAAAACGATCTTCAGTCCAAAATGCAGCGTCTGCAGCGTGATGGTTCTACCATGAAAGCAAGCGACCGTAGCAAGCTGGAAAAAGACGTAATGGCTCAGCGCCAGACGTTCTCCCAGAAAGCGCAGGCTTTCGAGCAGGATCGTCAGCGTCGTTCTAACGAAGAACGCGGCAAGCTGGTAACTCGCATTCAGACTGCTGTTAAAGCAGTGGCTGCCGATCAGAGTATCGATCTGGTTGTAGATGCGAACGCCGTTGCTTATAACAGCAAAGATGTTAAAGACATCACTGCTGATGTTCTGAAACAGGTTAAATAAGTAATGCCTTCAATTCGACTGGCTGATTTAGCTCAGCAGTTGGATGCAGAATTACACGGTGATGGCGATATCGTCATCACCGCTGTTGCGTCCATGCAATCTGCTAAAGCTGGCACGATTACCTTCATGGTAAGCCCTAAGTACCGTGAGCAACTGGCTCAATGCCAGGCGTCAGCTGTTGTTCTGACGCAGGACGATCTTCCATTTGCCACTGTAAGCGCGCTGGTAGTGAAAAACCCCTACCTGACGTATGCACGCATGGCTCAAATTCTTGATACTACGCCGCAGCCGGCCCAGAATATTGCTGCCAGTGCAGCGATTGACGCGACGGCCAGGCTTGGTAACAACATCGCCGTTGGCGCGAATGCGGTTATCGAATCCGGCGTTGTGCTGGGCGATAACGTCGTCATTGGCCCGGGCTGCTTCGTTGGGAAAAATACGAAAATCGGCGCCGGGACCCGTTTATGGGCCAATGTGTCCGTTTATCATGATGTTGAAATTGGCGAAAATTGCCTTGTCCAGTCCAGTACCGTGATTGGTTCTGATGGCTTTGGTTACGCTAACGATCGCGGTAACTGGGTTAAGATCCCGCAGCTTGGTCGCGTTATTATTGGCGATCGCGTGGAGATCGGCGCCTGTACAACCATTGACCGTGGCGCGCTTGACGACACGATCATTGGCAATGGTGTTATCATCGATAACCAGTGCCAGATTGCGCATAACGTTGTGATTGGCGACAATACCGCGGTTGCGGGTGGCGTCATCATGGCTGGCAGCCTGAAAATTGGCCGTTATTGCATGATTGGCGGCGCGAGCGTGATTAATGGCCATATGGAAATATGCGACAAGGTCACCGTGACGGGAATGGGCATGGTAATGCGTCCTATCACTGAACCTGGCGTCTATTCCTCAGGCATTCCGCTACAACCCAACAAGGTATGGCGTAAAACAGCAGCTCTGGTGATGAACATTGATGATATGAGCAAGCGCCTCAAGTCTCTTGAGCGTAAGATCGATCAACAAGATTAAGCGTCATCCGTTTAACGCTATTTTTCCCGGCCTGTCGGCTTTCTAATAAACCGGCAGGCCGTGTTATTATTGTTATCAGTACATTTTGACAGGAAGAGTATTTTGACTACTGACACTCATACTCTGCATATTGAAGAGATTTTAGAACTTCTGCCGCACCGTTACCCGTTTTTGCTGGTAGACCGTGTGCTGGATTTTGAAGAAGGTCGTTTTCTGCGCGCAGTGAAAAATGTTTCCGTGAACGAGCCGTTCTTCCAAGGGCACTTCCCTGGTAAGCCTATCTTCCCGGGTGTGTTGATTTTGGAAGCGATGGCTCAGGCTACCGGTATTCTGGCGTTTAAAAGCGTTGGCAAACTGGAGCCAGGTGAGCTGTATTACTTCGCGGGTATTGATGAAGCGCGCTTTAAGCGCCCTGTCGTGCCTGGTGATCAGATGATCATGGAAGTCACTTTTGAAAAAACGCGTCGTGGCCTGACTCGCTTCAAAGGCGTAGCGCTGGTTGACGGCAAAGTTGTTTGCGAAGCGACGATGATGTGTGCTCGTAGCCGGGAGTCCTGATACGTGATTGATAAATCCGCCTTTATTCATCCTACCGCTATTGTGGAAACCGGTGCCATCATTGGCGCTAACGTCCACATTGGCCCGTTTTGTATTGTTGGACCCCATGTCGAAATTGGTGAGGGTACAGTACTGAAATCTCACGTTGTCGTGAATGGTCACACGACCATTGGCTGCAATAACGAGATCTATCAGTTCGCTTCCATCGGCGAAGTTAACCAGGATCTGAAATATGCTGGTGAGTCGACCCGTCTGGAAATTGGCGATCGTAACCGTATTCGCGAAAGCGTCACCATTCATCGTGGAACAGTACAGGGTGGTGGATTGACGAAGGTGGGCAGCGATAACCTGTTTATGGTTAATGCGCATATCGCGCACGACTGTACCGTGGGTGACCGCTGTATTCTTGCCAACAACGCTACGCTGGCAGGACACGTATCGGTTGATGACTTCGCAATTATTGGCGGCATGACCGCAGTCCATCAGTTCTGCATCATTGGTGCGCACGTGATGGTTGGCGGATGCTCCGGTGTGGCGCAGGACGTCCCACCGTATGTGATTGCGCAGGGCAACCATGCCACGCCGTTTGGTGTGAACATCGAAGGCCTCAAGCGTCGTGGTTTTAGCCGCGAAGCGATTACTGCCATCCGCAACGCGTACAAACTGCTGTACCGTAGCGGTAAAACGCTGGAAGAGGCGAAGCCGGAAATTGCCGAGCTGGCGAATAAGCACCCGGAAGTGAACGCGTTCATGGAGTTCTTTGACCGTTCAACAAGGGGTCTGATTCGTTAATGGTCGACAGTCGTCCGCTTACGATAGCCCTGGTCGCCGGAGAAACCTCCGGCGATATTCTTGGTGCCGGTCTCATCCGCGCGCTTAAGGCGCGTGTACCCAATGCTCGCTTTGTCGGCGTTGCTGGTCCGCTAATGCAGGCCGAAGGCTGTGAAGCCTGGTATGAAATGGAAGAGCTCGCCGTGATGGGCATCGTTGAGGTGCTGGGGCGTCTGCGACGCTTGCTGCACATCCGCGCCAATCTCACCCGCCGCTTTACCGAACTCAAACCCGATGTGTTTGTCGGTATCGATGCGCCTGATTTCAACATTACCCTCGAAGGGAATCTGAAAAAGCAGGGTATCAAAACGATTCACTACGTCAGTCCGTCCGTCTGGGCGTGGCGACAGAAACGCGTTTTCAAAATCGGACGGTCCACCAATCTGGTTCTGGCTTTCCTGCCTTTCGAAAAAGCGTTTTACGATAGATTTAATGTTCCGTGCCGTTTTATCGGTCATACCATGGCGGATGCGATGCCATTGGATCCGGATAAAAACGCGGCGCGCGACGCGCTGGGCATCCCGCATGATGTGCACTGTCTGGCACTGCTGCCGGGCAGCCGTGGCGCAGAAGTTGAGATGCTGAGCGCCGATTTCCTCAAAACGGCGCAAATTCTTCGCCAGACCTATCCCGATCTTGAAGTGGTTGTTCCGCTGGTGAATACCAAACGCCGCGAGCAGTTTGAGCGCATCAAAGCGGAAGTCGCCCCGGATCTTCACGTCCGTCTTTTGGACGGGAAAGGGCGGGAAGCGATGTATGCGAGCGATGCCGCGCTGCTGGCCTCCGGCACGGCGGCGCTGGAATGTATGCTGGCGAAATGCCCGATGGTGGTTGGTTATCGCATGAAACCATTCACTTTCTGGCTGGCAAAGCGTCTGGTGAAAACGGATTATGTCTCCCTGCCAAACCTTCTTGCCGGGCGCGAACTGGTGAAAGAGCTGCTACAGGATGAGTGTCAGCCACAGGCGTTGGCCGATGCTTTGTTACCGCTGCTCGCCAACGGTAAGACCAGCCACCAGATGCATGATACGTTCCGCGAACTGCATCAGCAGATCCGCTGTAATGCCGATGAGCAAGCGGCTGATGCGGTGCTGGAGTTAGCAAAATGATGGAATTTGTTTATCCTCACACTCGCCTTGTGGCGGGCGTGGACGAAGTGGGGCGTGGCCCGTTAGTCGGGGCTGTGGTGACTGCCGCAGTGATCCTCGATCCGGCTCGCCCGATTATCGGGCTGAACGACTCTAAAAAATTGTCAGAAAAGCGCCGGCTGGCGCTATTTAGTGAGATTCAGGAGAAGGCGCTGGCCTGGAGCCTGGGGCGCGCTGAACCGCATGAAATAGACGAACTGAATATTTTGCATGCCACGATGCTGGCGATGCAGCGTGCGGTAGCGGGGCTGAAAATTTCCCCGGAATATGTACTGATTGACGGCAACCGCTGTCCGGCATTGCCCATGCCCTCAATGGCGGTCGTCAAAGGCGATAGCCGGGTCGCAGAAATTAGCGCAGCTTCTATTATTGCCAAAGTGACGCGCGACGCCGAAATGGCCGCGCTGGATCTCACTTACCCTCAGTATGGTTTCGCCCAGCATAAGGGGTATCCCACTCCTTTCCATCTGGAAAGACTGGCTGAACATGGCGCAACCGAACACCACCGGCGCAGTTTTGGCCCGGTGAAACGCGCGCTGGGACGGGTGTCCTGAATCAATACGCAAGCAATTAAGTAACGCGGAATCTGAAGATGGCTGAACCACGTTTCGTACACCTGCGGGTGCATAGCGACTATTCCATGATCGATGGGCTGGCGAAGACCGGGCCGCTGGTAAAAAAGGCGGCCTCCCTTGGCATGCCTGCGCTGGCGATAACCGATTTTACCAACCTGTGTGGCCTGGTGAAGTTCTACGGAACGGCGCATGGCGCGGGGATGAAGCCTATTGTCGGGGCGGATTTTCATGTGCAGAGCGATCTCATTGGCGAGGAACTGACGCAAATCTCCGTGCTGGCGATGAACAATACGGGCTATCAAAATCTCACTCTGCTTATCTCAAAAGCCTACCAGCGTGGTTACGGCGCGCTGGGCCCGTGGATCGACAGGAACTGGCTGGCTGAACTGAACGAAGGGCTGCTGCTAATCTCCGGCGGCCGCATGGGCGATGTCGGCAAATCCCTGCTGCGCGGCAATAGCGCGCTGGTGGATCAATGCGTCTCGTTCTATGAAGAGTATTTCCCGGATCGTTATTATCTGGAGTTGATCCGCACCGGTCGCCAGGACGAAGAGAACTATCTGCATGCGGCGGTTGCACTCGCAGAAGAACGCGGGTTGCCCGTGGTGGCTACCAACGATGTGCGGTTCCTTGAGCCGGGAGATTTTGACGCTCACGAAATCCGCGTGGCGATCCACGATGGCTTCACGCTGGACGATCCTAAAAGACCGCGTAACTACTCATCGCAGCAGTACATGCGCAGCGAAGAGGAGATGTGCGAGATATTCTCCGATATCCCGGAAGCGCTGGAAAACAGCGTAGAAATTGCAAAGCGCTGTAACGTTACCGTCCGCCTTGGCGAGTACTTCCTGCCGCAGTTCCCGACGGGCGACATGACCACGGAAGATTTTCTGGTCAAGAAATCGAAAGAAGGTCTGGAAGAGCGTCTCGAATTCCTGTTCCCGGATGAAGAAGAGCGTAAAAAGCGTCGTCCGGAGTATGACGAGCGTCTGGATATTGAGCTCCAGGTGATTAACCAGATGGGCTTCCCGGGCTACTTCCTGATCGTTATGGAGTTCATCCAGTGGTCGAAGGATAACGGGGTGCCGGTTGGGCCGGGGCGTGGCTCCGGTGCGGGTTCGCTGGTGGCCTATGCGCTGAAAATTACCGACCTCGATCCGCTGGAATTCGACCTGCTGTTCGAACGTTTCCTCAACCCGGAACGTGTTTCCATGCCCGACTTTGACGTCGACTTTTGCATGGAGAAACGCGACCAGGTGATCGAGCACGTCGCCGATATGTACGGCCGTGATGCGGTATCGCAGATCATTACGTTCGGTACGATGGCGGCGAAAGCGGTTATCCGTGACGTGGGCCGCGTGCTGGGCCATCCGTATGGTTTCGTCGATCGCATCTCTAAACTGGTGCCGCCCGATCCGGGCATGACGCTGGCAAAAGCGTTTGAAGCCGAGCCACAACTGCCGGAAATCTACGAAGCGGACGAAGAAGTCAAAGCGCTGATCGACATGGCGCGCAAGCTGGAGGGCGTCACGCGAAACGCCGGTAAGCATGCGGGTGGGGTGGTTATCGCCCCAACAAAAATTACCGATTTTGCACCGCTCTACTGCGATGAAGCGGGCCAGCATCCGGTAACCCAGTTTGATAAGAACGACGTAGAATACGCCGGGCTGGTGAAGTTTGACTTCCTTGGCCTGCGTACGTTGACGATCATCGACTGGGCGCTGAAGATGATCAACCCGCGCCGGGAGAAGCAGGGCCTTGAGCCGATAGACATTGCCGCCATCCCGCTG from Enterobacter sp. JBIWA008 carries:
- the lpxB gene encoding lipid-A-disaccharide synthase, whose amino-acid sequence is MVDSRPLTIALVAGETSGDILGAGLIRALKARVPNARFVGVAGPLMQAEGCEAWYEMEELAVMGIVEVLGRLRRLLHIRANLTRRFTELKPDVFVGIDAPDFNITLEGNLKKQGIKTIHYVSPSVWAWRQKRVFKIGRSTNLVLAFLPFEKAFYDRFNVPCRFIGHTMADAMPLDPDKNAARDALGIPHDVHCLALLPGSRGAEVEMLSADFLKTAQILRQTYPDLEVVVPLVNTKRREQFERIKAEVAPDLHVRLLDGKGREAMYASDAALLASGTAALECMLAKCPMVVGYRMKPFTFWLAKRLVKTDYVSLPNLLAGRELVKELLQDECQPQALADALLPLLANGKTSHQMHDTFRELHQQIRCNADEQAADAVLELAK
- the rnhB gene encoding ribonuclease HII translates to MMEFVYPHTRLVAGVDEVGRGPLVGAVVTAAVILDPARPIIGLNDSKKLSEKRRLALFSEIQEKALAWSLGRAEPHEIDELNILHATMLAMQRAVAGLKISPEYVLIDGNRCPALPMPSMAVVKGDSRVAEISAASIIAKVTRDAEMAALDLTYPQYGFAQHKGYPTPFHLERLAEHGATEHHRRSFGPVKRALGRVS
- the dnaE gene encoding DNA polymerase III subunit alpha — its product is MAEPRFVHLRVHSDYSMIDGLAKTGPLVKKAASLGMPALAITDFTNLCGLVKFYGTAHGAGMKPIVGADFHVQSDLIGEELTQISVLAMNNTGYQNLTLLISKAYQRGYGALGPWIDRNWLAELNEGLLLISGGRMGDVGKSLLRGNSALVDQCVSFYEEYFPDRYYLELIRTGRQDEENYLHAAVALAEERGLPVVATNDVRFLEPGDFDAHEIRVAIHDGFTLDDPKRPRNYSSQQYMRSEEEMCEIFSDIPEALENSVEIAKRCNVTVRLGEYFLPQFPTGDMTTEDFLVKKSKEGLEERLEFLFPDEEERKKRRPEYDERLDIELQVINQMGFPGYFLIVMEFIQWSKDNGVPVGPGRGSGAGSLVAYALKITDLDPLEFDLLFERFLNPERVSMPDFDVDFCMEKRDQVIEHVADMYGRDAVSQIITFGTMAAKAVIRDVGRVLGHPYGFVDRISKLVPPDPGMTLAKAFEAEPQLPEIYEADEEVKALIDMARKLEGVTRNAGKHAGGVVIAPTKITDFAPLYCDEAGQHPVTQFDKNDVEYAGLVKFDFLGLRTLTIIDWALKMINPRREKQGLEPIDIAAIPLDDKKSFDMLQRSETTAVFQLESRGMKDLIKRLQPDCFEDMIALVALFRPGPLQSGMVDNFIDRKHGREEISYPDVQWQHESLKPVLEPTYGIILYQEQVMQIAQVLSGYTLGGADMLRRAMGKKKPEEMAKQRSIFEDGAKKNGVDGELAMKIFDLVEKFAGYGFNKSHSAAYALVSYQTLWLKAHYPAEFMAAVMTADMDNTEKVVGLVDECWRMGLKILPPDINSGLYHFHVNDDGEIVYGIGAIKGVGEGPIEAIIEARNNGGYFRELFDLCARTDTKKLNRRVLEKLIMSGAFDRLGPHRAALMNSLGDALKAADQHAKAEAIGQADMFGVLAEEPEQIEQSYSNCQPWPEQVVLDGERETLGLYLTGHPINQYIKEIERYVGGHRLKDMHPTERGKITTAAGLVIAARVMVTKRGNRIGICTLDDRSGRLEVMLFTDALDKYQQLLEKDRILIVSGQVSFDDFSGGLKMTAREVMDIDEAREKYARGLAISLTDRQIDDQLLNRLRQSLEPHRSGTIPVHLYYQRADARARLRFGATWRVSPSDRLLNDLRGLIGSEQVELEFD